Sequence from the Bacteroidales bacterium genome:
AAAATCGTCCGATCAGAATGGAAGGATAAACCGCCAGCGGGTTCCTGTTGTTAATGTCCTGGTAGTCCAACCCCGGCCGGCCGATGAGATGGCCGATGCAGTGGGGACACTTCTTCCTGCTGAAGAAGTAGAACTCCGGCCCGAAGTCCCGGGAAAAATCATAGAACTCAATTTCAGGGAAGGTAGTTTGGTGCGCAAAGGCCAGTTGCTCGTCAGACTGAAGGATGATGACCTGGAAGCCCAGATGCGAAAAACCAATCTTCAGCTCGATATGGCGGAAAAGGACGAGTTCCGCAAAAGAAAGCTTCTTGAAATTCAGGGAGTGAGCCAGGAAGAGTATGATGCTGCCCTCCATCTTGTGAACACCCTGAGGGCAGACCTTGATCTGCTGAAAGCACGACTTGATCAGATGAGAATCTATGCTCCCTTTGACGGGAAAATCGGTCTGCGCTCTGTGAGTCCGGGTGCTTATGTATCTCCATCAACCGTCATTGCCACCCTTCAGCAAACCAACCCGATGAAGCTCGAATTTTCGGTACCTGAGCGAATTGCTTACGGGGTTGCATCAGGCAAACCCTTGCGGT
This genomic interval carries:
- a CDS encoding efflux RND transporter periplasmic adaptor subunit is translated as MQITTKTAIVFTIMVGAGMTLISCKKSSDQNGRINRQRVPVVNVLVVQPRPADEMADAVGTLLPAEEVELRPEVPGKIIELNFREGSLVRKGQLLVRLKDDDLEAQMRKTNLQLDMAEKDEFRKRKLLEIQGVSQEEYDAALHLVNTLRADLDLLKARLDQMRIYAPFDGKIGLRSVSPGAYVSPSTVIATLQQTNPMKLEFSVPERIAYGVASGKPLRFTVGDSKTVYSGTIYATEPGIDPSTRSLKARALVSNPEGKLMTGSFARINLLLEHFPEAFVIPAQALVPKLDGQMVYLIENGLCKSSDVDVTMRTDSSVVVTRGLKTGDSLIISGLLQVRVNAPVNVMPSGKTN